The following coding sequences lie in one Enterococcus sp. 9E7_DIV0242 genomic window:
- a CDS encoding ATP-binding protein — protein sequence MLNIDTLPKFPLKYLESNLVFNHDGTVYAYYELSPYSYGFVGQDKAFQIRNNLLRLFRQAKSKHFRLYICSSEDRIDSTIERSKKLVKSKDGLKELAFQHLDGVKEILEEMKGEYELSTRFFLGFQLSLDDEQKKGRFLDDIVTGVQKFTSQSRAVLFGDYEKIPNKEIERYQRLESLLHNRIARHFRIRQTEPSDIAYIVEHLNGKKNQSIQETDYFNQSFKDEKDTYVLRYDTLKLASSLIEESGNRLEIQQDNKKQYVSYLALSHVTGDTYFPFGSEFLYYGQSTFDFPVDTSIDIEVLENKAALSKIRAKKMDLKDIDESGLESGHDVTSNIFEARQMASDLEAELEDTKDDIYKMSLVVRVSADSEDELEKRESDVKSFYDDYKMKLESSMFDQLLLHYECFPSGKRTINDYVQYVEADFLASIGFGATQQLGETEGIPLGFNVDTGKTVYIQPWLAAQGVDGSNTNALAKSLLGSLGGGKSLTENLIEFWSVLFGALAFMIDPKGERTNWKDNLPYFSNYLKVVNITNDSENIGLLDPFLIMESEKDQEALALDVLTYITGVSVRDEERFPCLQQAVENVAARTEHKGLLFVIDELREQKNSVADKLANHIESFKKLSVAGLLFGDGQREKGLDMSAALNIALVQDLTLPDSDTDPDDYNTSEILSVSIMMILATYSLDFIKLNRSVFKSIGLDESWAWLNVAQGKILGNKLVRAGRSMNAGIDFSTQNTDDLGDEKMKNNIGMKFIFRSNDRDEIEKALAFCNLEATEDNVSRIMGLQNGECLFADIYGNVGVIYVYYWFDDLFNAFDTRPPMEEIEV from the coding sequence ATGCTGAACATTGATACATTGCCTAAATTTCCACTTAAATATCTAGAAAGTAATCTAGTATTTAATCATGATGGCACTGTCTATGCTTATTATGAACTTTCTCCTTATAGCTATGGTTTTGTGGGTCAAGACAAAGCTTTTCAGATTAGAAATAACCTCTTACGGCTGTTTAGACAAGCGAAGAGTAAACATTTCCGCTTGTATATCTGTTCATCTGAGGATCGAATTGATAGCACGATAGAACGCTCGAAAAAGCTTGTAAAGAGTAAGGACGGACTGAAAGAACTAGCGTTTCAGCACCTCGACGGTGTAAAAGAAATTTTAGAAGAAATGAAAGGCGAGTATGAACTGTCTACTCGCTTTTTTCTTGGTTTCCAGTTGTCTCTTGATGATGAACAAAAGAAAGGTCGTTTCTTAGATGATATTGTAACGGGTGTTCAAAAATTTACGAGTCAATCCCGCGCGGTTTTGTTTGGAGATTATGAAAAAATTCCAAACAAAGAGATTGAACGATATCAACGATTAGAAAGCTTGCTGCACAATAGAATTGCTCGGCATTTTCGAATAAGGCAGACAGAACCAAGTGATATCGCGTATATCGTTGAACACTTAAATGGAAAAAAGAATCAATCTATACAAGAAACAGATTACTTTAATCAATCATTTAAAGATGAAAAAGACACCTATGTTCTTCGCTATGATACGTTGAAGCTTGCTTCTTCGTTGATTGAAGAATCTGGAAATCGACTTGAAATCCAACAGGATAACAAAAAGCAATATGTCTCCTATCTGGCTTTGTCTCATGTGACAGGCGATACGTATTTTCCGTTTGGTTCTGAATTTCTATACTATGGACAATCAACGTTTGACTTTCCTGTTGACACGTCGATAGATATTGAAGTTCTCGAAAATAAAGCTGCTCTTTCGAAAATCCGAGCAAAGAAAATGGATTTAAAAGATATTGATGAAAGTGGGCTTGAATCTGGACATGATGTAACGAGCAACATTTTTGAAGCTCGACAAATGGCAAGTGACCTAGAAGCTGAGCTAGAGGACACCAAAGACGACATTTATAAAATGTCTCTTGTGGTTCGCGTGTCGGCTGATAGCGAGGATGAACTTGAGAAGCGGGAAAGCGATGTGAAAAGCTTCTATGATGATTACAAGATGAAACTTGAGTCGTCCATGTTCGATCAATTGCTACTACATTACGAATGTTTCCCAAGTGGGAAACGTACAATAAATGACTATGTTCAATATGTAGAAGCTGATTTTCTCGCTTCGATTGGGTTTGGTGCTACTCAACAACTTGGAGAAACGGAAGGTATTCCGTTAGGCTTTAATGTTGATACAGGAAAAACGGTCTATATACAACCTTGGCTTGCAGCTCAAGGAGTAGACGGAAGTAATACGAACGCTCTTGCTAAAAGCTTACTGGGAAGCTTAGGTGGCGGAAAATCATTAACAGAAAATCTTATTGAGTTCTGGTCTGTTCTTTTTGGAGCTTTGGCCTTTATGATTGATCCTAAAGGCGAACGTACAAACTGGAAAGACAATCTCCCTTACTTCTCTAATTATTTAAAAGTGGTTAATATCACAAATGATTCCGAAAATATCGGTTTGCTTGATCCGTTCTTAATTATGGAAAGTGAAAAGGATCAAGAAGCCTTGGCTCTTGATGTACTCACATACATTACGGGTGTTAGCGTACGTGATGAAGAACGTTTCCCGTGTCTTCAACAAGCTGTTGAAAATGTAGCAGCACGAACAGAACATAAAGGCTTGCTTTTTGTTATTGATGAACTGAGAGAGCAAAAAAATAGTGTTGCGGATAAGTTAGCGAATCATATAGAAAGTTTCAAAAAGCTGTCAGTTGCGGGTCTGTTGTTTGGAGACGGTCAAAGAGAAAAAGGGCTTGATATGTCAGCAGCATTAAATATTGCCTTAGTACAAGATTTAACGTTGCCTGATTCTGACACCGATCCCGATGATTACAACACAAGCGAAATTCTAAGCGTATCTATTATGATGATTCTTGCTACTTATTCACTTGATTTTATCAAGCTGAATCGTTCGGTGTTTAAATCCATCGGACTTGATGAAAGTTGGGCGTGGCTCAATGTAGCACAAGGTAAAATCCTTGGGAATAAGCTCGTACGTGCGGGTCGTTCCATGAATGCGGGTATCGACTTCTCAACTCAAAATACTGATGATTTGGGCGATGAAAAAATGAAAAATAATATTGGTATGAAATTCATTTTTCGCTCAAACGATCGCGATGAAATTGAAAAAGCTCTTGCATTCTGCAATCTCGAAGCAACTGAGGATAACGTTTCTCGTATCATGGGGCTTCAAAATGGAGAATGCCTTTTTGCCGACATTTATGGAAATGTTGGTGTAATCTACGTCTATTATTGGTTTGATGATTTATTCAATGCCTTTGATACACGACCTCCGATGGAAGAAATCGAGGTGTAA
- a CDS encoding conjugal transfer protein — MQNQVKNWSKIWKIERVFYKITDEISLPRPMSQTFLIWFVIGLFLSFKMKGIFPFSFSSASLNHLGIPFLIAFIMNKKTFQGKKPYNYLLSALLYLFRSKVTRLGRKKTRNDYQAFEHEVLIRERKVIEYAEH; from the coding sequence ATGCAAAATCAGGTTAAAAACTGGTCAAAAATTTGGAAAATTGAACGAGTATTCTATAAGATTACCGACGAAATATCTCTACCGCGTCCTATGTCCCAGACCTTTCTTATCTGGTTTGTCATAGGGCTTTTTCTTTCGTTCAAAATGAAAGGTATCTTCCCTTTTTCATTTTCTAGTGCGTCCCTTAATCACTTAGGCATTCCATTTCTGATTGCCTTTATCATGAATAAAAAAACGTTTCAAGGAAAGAAGCCTTACAATTATTTGCTCTCTGCCCTTCTCTATCTTTTTCGTTCTAAAGTTACACGTTTAGGACGGAAAAAAACGAGAAATGATTATCAGGCGTTTGAACATGAGGTACTGATTAGAGAAAGGAAGGTTATCGAATATGCTGAACATTGA